A window of the Desulfovibrio legallii genome harbors these coding sequences:
- a CDS encoding DVU0298 family protein: MPRMRSAKLQLKESLTGPDWRDHLDAISQGGMENVGPLFSFLLLGPQTMHRAAAALGQVVARLARSEPETARNIIRRLMWHLNEESGNIGWGIPEAFGEILAASEPLAKDFHKILITYIIDLGHDDNFCDHDVLRRSCYWAIGRLAQARPALCLSARPWLRKGLADQDMICRGMAAWALAQLPPDLMDAPALRALAQAGHTEACQLFDGNDVYEESVTRLAEAALARLAPPAGGKA, from the coding sequence ATGCCCCGCATGCGCTCCGCCAAACTGCAACTCAAAGAAAGCCTCACCGGCCCGGACTGGCGCGACCACCTGGACGCCATCAGTCAAGGCGGCATGGAAAACGTGGGGCCGCTTTTTTCCTTCCTGCTCCTGGGCCCGCAGACCATGCACCGCGCCGCCGCGGCTCTGGGGCAGGTCGTGGCCCGCCTGGCCCGCAGCGAGCCCGAGACCGCCCGCAACATCATCCGCCGCCTCATGTGGCACCTGAACGAAGAATCGGGCAACATCGGCTGGGGCATCCCCGAAGCCTTCGGCGAAATCCTGGCCGCCAGCGAACCCCTGGCCAAGGATTTTCACAAAATCCTCATCACCTACATCATTGACCTGGGCCACGACGACAATTTTTGCGACCACGACGTGCTGCGCCGCTCCTGTTACTGGGCCATCGGCCGCCTGGCCCAGGCCCGTCCGGCCCTCTGCCTTTCGGCCCGCCCCTGGCTGCGCAAGGGCCTTGCCGATCAGGACATGATCTGCCGCGGCATGGCCGCCTGGGCTCTGGCCCAGCTGCCGCCGGACCTCATGGACGCCCCGGCCCTGCGCGCTCTGGCTCAGGCCGGGCACACGGAAGCCTGCCAGCTTTTCGACGGCAACGACGTCTATGAGGAATCCGTCACCCGGCTGGCCGAGGCGGCCCTGGCCCGGCTGGCCCCGCCCGCCGGCGGCAAGGCTTAG